From the Actinopolymorpha singaporensis genome, the window CCGCCGGCCCCTTCCGGTCGGCATCGCGCTCCTGCTCGTCGTGCTGGTGCCCACGGTCGTCGCCGGGGCGATGACCGGCCGTTGGCTGCCCGTCGGCGTGGTCGCCCTGCTCGGCGCGACCGCGTGGTGGGGATTCGGCCTGGTCTGCGGCGCCTCAAACTCACCCGCCGCTACGGCGCCAGCCTGCTTGACCGCCAGGGCGTGGTGTTGGTTGGTCCTGTTCGACCGGGACGACGGCGCCCACCGAGGTGGCAGTGCCGCCGGATAACTTCACAGCCGCAGCGCGAGACCGCGTCATAGGCGGGAAACGCTCTTTCGCCGTCGGCAGCCTTCGAGTCCGACGCCGTCAGCGCATGGAGACGGCTACCGGGCGACGTTGACGCCCTGGCCCTCAGGTCGGGCGTGTACGACCGGATCGCCGCCAGGCGTCGGGGCATGACGGTGGGCTGGCCACGGGTGAGGTGCGGGAGGCGAACGCGTCCCGCACCGGAGTAGCGCTCCCTGCGGGTTGTCGACGAGACGAGACGCTGATCTTCGCTGACGATCATGGCTTTTGCGTCGGGATGCCAGCGCGCATTGGGTGAGGCGAGCAACGAGCAAGAGGATGCACCGACAAGTCGGAACCGCCATGCCGCCCATCCGACGAACACGAACGCGACGTACAAGGTTCCGATCGTTTTGGTGGCCAGTAAGACGACAACGAAGGAGCCGATCACCAGGGCGAGAATCTCGATCCACTGGCTCCGGCGCAATGGACGGTCACGCCACCGCCGATTCCGAAGGGACAGCAAGAACGGTGTGACAGAAATGACGCCCATCACGTCCCCGGTCCACCACGTCAACCAGCTGGCAAGCGAGAATGGGATCCCCCCAAAGATCACCCGCGCGCCGACAGCGAAGGTTGCACTGATCGTCGTGGCGGCGAAGGCAGCGAGCAACACCAGCGCCAAGGCGTCCCTGATCCGGTCCAGCTCGATCCTGAATCCGACTCTGCGGAGCAGAAAGTACCCGCACAGAGGCGCCAGGGTTACTCCAACCGTGGTCAACAGGGCGGAGGCCAACGGGACGCCAGGGATCGTCGCCTCAATCGGGAAGGCCCCCACGAAGATGCCCGGGGTGACAATCGGGCCGAACAGGAGAAGCCCCACAAGGGCAACGCCCGCCGCAGGCCACCAAGGGCGGACACCGTGTCCCGTACCCAGAAACATCAGGCCAAACTTGCCAGTCGCGTACCAGGCGGCGGCCACGCCCAAGATCTGGCATCCCACGACCAGAAGACGGAGCGCTCGGGCTCTGTCCATGAACCCACCTTAGGGCGACGCCGCCAACCTGTGCGCACGCGGCCTGGGCATGTGCATGTGGCCGCCTGGCAGTGCACGAAGGACCTCTGGAGTGACGCTCAGCGCCACGAGCAGACCGTTAGACGACTGGCCAGATGTCACACCGTCGCCAAGGACCGCAGA encodes:
- a CDS encoding MASE1 domain-containing protein, translating into MDRARALRLLVVGCQILGVAAAWYATGKFGLMFLGTGHGVRPWWPAAGVALVGLLLFGPIVTPGIFVGAFPIEATIPGVPLASALLTTVGVTLAPLCGYFLLRRVGFRIELDRIRDALALVLLAAFAATTISATFAVGARVIFGGIPFSLASWLTWWTGDVMGVISVTPFLLSLRNRRWRDRPLRRSQWIEILALVIGSFVVVLLATKTIGTLYVAFVFVGWAAWRFRLVGASSCSLLASPNARWHPDAKAMIVSEDQRLVSSTTRRERYSGAGRVRLPHLTRGQPTVMPRRLAAIRSYTPDLRARASTSPGSRLHALTASDSKAADGERAFPAYDAVSRCGCEVIRRHCHLGGRRRPGRTGPTNTTPWRSSRLAP